Proteins from one Gimesia maris genomic window:
- a CDS encoding TIGR03364 family FAD-dependent oxidoreductase encodes MSTQNYQREYDVIVIGGGVLGAFHAYFAMCQGFKTLLIERNVFPQQASVRNFGLIIPSAMPAGRWRDRAIASCEIYSELSELLDVPLRRTGTQYLAHTEAEADFLKQMVLSSEDSLCPAEFYTAEETVRTSCCLNPEFCQGSLFFPDDLQLDPDQFFRAFINWIACTSDCDYLPNTTAISAEPQGGLSRVRTSAGREFEANHVFVCSGVDLQTLFPDVYVTRNLQYCKLQMLKLSNPENRTLGTSLASPIALTRYPAFLNAQFLQGISLPAPDPILQELGIQIWMTQNQNNEFILGDSHAYSADPPNEFLSAEVESQIIDYAKKMFVKLDFQVIDRWCGIYTEEQSAGLFQQTLDDRIHLITGIGGKGMTTGPGLARENISQLSLSKSRV; translated from the coding sequence ATGTCGACCCAGAATTACCAGCGTGAATACGATGTTATAGTGATTGGCGGCGGCGTCCTGGGTGCCTTTCATGCCTATTTCGCCATGTGTCAGGGTTTCAAGACATTACTGATCGAACGGAATGTGTTTCCTCAGCAGGCCTCGGTACGAAACTTCGGTTTGATCATACCCAGTGCCATGCCCGCAGGCCGCTGGCGCGATCGGGCGATTGCTTCCTGTGAGATTTATTCTGAGCTTTCTGAGTTACTCGACGTTCCCCTGCGACGAACAGGGACCCAGTATCTGGCCCACACGGAAGCTGAAGCCGACTTCCTCAAACAGATGGTGCTCTCCTCTGAAGACTCCTTATGCCCGGCGGAATTCTATACTGCTGAAGAAACTGTTCGTACCAGTTGCTGCCTGAATCCGGAATTCTGTCAGGGAAGTCTGTTTTTCCCTGATGACCTGCAGCTGGACCCCGACCAGTTTTTTCGTGCGTTCATCAACTGGATCGCGTGCACTTCTGACTGTGATTATCTGCCGAACACCACGGCGATCTCTGCCGAACCACAGGGGGGGCTCAGCCGCGTCAGAACCTCCGCTGGTAGAGAATTTGAGGCGAATCATGTTTTTGTCTGTTCTGGTGTGGACCTGCAGACACTGTTTCCCGATGTCTATGTGACGCGGAACCTGCAGTACTGCAAACTGCAGATGCTGAAGCTCTCCAATCCTGAAAACCGTACGTTGGGAACAAGTCTCGCCTCTCCCATTGCACTCACACGTTATCCTGCATTTCTGAATGCGCAATTTCTACAGGGGATTTCCCTGCCTGCACCCGACCCGATTCTGCAGGAGCTGGGCATTCAGATCTGGATGACACAAAATCAGAACAACGAATTCATTCTCGGCGATTCACACGCATACTCGGCCGATCCGCCTAACGAGTTTCTCTCAGCGGAGGTGGAATCGCAGATTATTGATTATGCGAAAAAGATGTTCGTCAAACTCGACTTTCAGGTGATTGACCGCTGGTGTGGCATTTATACTGAAGAACAGTCCGCAGGGCTGTTTCAGCAGACGCTGGATGACCGCATTCATTTAATCACAGGGATCGGCGGCAAGGGAATGACCACCGGCCCGGGACTCGCCAGAGAAAATATCAGCCAGCTCTCTCTTTCAAAAAGTCGCGTATAA
- a CDS encoding MFS transporter produces the protein MSKHPNRNWQIMTLLSLFLGYVGYYICRSNLAVATPLLLKEYAEAGITKTDIGTVASVGVMLYALGKIINGYLADFLGGRLMFLTGMIASVLFSIWFGLAGGLTLFVIIWAGNRFFQSMGWVALVKTASRWFPVQWHATVMAVLSLSFLFGDAFARVYLGRLIMLGESDSSLSFLIDWRTIFFISAGTLGLITVFVYFSLKSSPIDVGLEEPEANPLNVYGAEGNHAQRISIAEVLKPLFASPLFWLICIMNFSLTLVRETFNFWTPTFLNEVAKFEIGQAAVGSMLFPLVGGCSALLAGITSDRLKGRHGRVILPSLILLVLSLILLTTIDVSGKPYLALTLISLVAFFLMAPYSFLSGVMAIDLGGKRGCSTVAGLVDSAGYLGAILSGHTVGMIAEYYGWRMAFGGLAGICCTAVIAGLIYWRIQERQMNLAQLLPTEPEPEAPHVPQ, from the coding sequence ATGTCGAAGCATCCGAATCGAAACTGGCAAATCATGACTCTGTTGAGTCTGTTTCTGGGTTATGTCGGCTATTACATCTGCCGCTCGAACCTGGCCGTCGCAACGCCGCTGCTGCTCAAAGAGTACGCGGAAGCCGGGATCACCAAAACCGACATCGGTACCGTCGCCTCCGTAGGTGTCATGTTGTATGCCCTCGGAAAAATCATTAACGGCTACCTGGCTGATTTTCTCGGCGGTCGGCTGATGTTCCTGACCGGCATGATCGCGTCCGTCCTGTTTTCGATCTGGTTCGGTTTGGCCGGTGGGCTGACCCTGTTCGTGATCATCTGGGCCGGCAATCGTTTTTTTCAGTCGATGGGCTGGGTGGCGCTGGTGAAAACCGCCTCGCGCTGGTTTCCCGTGCAATGGCATGCAACCGTGATGGCTGTTCTCTCACTGTCATTTCTGTTCGGCGATGCGTTTGCCCGCGTCTACCTCGGCCGCCTGATCATGCTGGGAGAAAGTGATTCCTCGCTCAGTTTTCTGATCGACTGGCGTACGATCTTTTTTATCTCTGCCGGCACACTGGGCCTGATTACAGTCTTTGTTTATTTCAGTTTGAAGTCCAGCCCCATCGATGTCGGCCTGGAAGAACCGGAAGCGAATCCGCTGAACGTGTATGGCGCGGAAGGAAATCATGCACAGCGAATTTCCATTGCAGAGGTACTCAAACCGCTGTTTGCCAGCCCGTTATTCTGGCTGATCTGTATTATGAATTTCAGTCTGACTTTGGTCCGCGAAACTTTTAACTTCTGGACCCCCACTTTCCTGAATGAAGTTGCAAAGTTTGAGATCGGCCAGGCCGCTGTGGGCAGCATGCTGTTTCCGCTGGTCGGAGGCTGTTCGGCTTTGCTGGCTGGAATCACCTCGGATCGCCTTAAGGGCAGACACGGCCGAGTGATACTGCCGAGCCTGATCCTGCTGGTCCTGTCACTGATCTTACTGACTACAATTGACGTTTCAGGCAAACCGTACCTGGCACTCACGCTGATTTCACTGGTCGCCTTTTTTCTGATGGCCCCATACTCATTTCTGTCGGGTGTGATGGCGATTGACCTCGGCGGAAAGCGGGGCTGTTCGACCGTCGCCGGGCTCGTCGATTCCGCGGGCTACCTGGGAGCGATACTTTCCGGTCACACTGTCGGGATGATCGCCGAATACTACGGCTGGAGAATGGCATTTGGCGGGCTGGCGGGAATCTGCTGCACCGCCGTCATTGCCGGACTGATCTACTGGCGCATTCAGGAGAGACAGATGAATCTGGCGCAACTCTTACCCACAGAACCTGAACCGGAGGCCCCCCATGTCCCTCAATAA
- a CDS encoding phosphonate degradation HD-domain oxygenase codes for MSLNNPAEIIAEIRLRFQEKGANMYAGEAISQTEHALQAAFAAEQAGESAELIVAALLHDIGHLLHKHDEDCATQGIDDLHERIGAQWLNRYFPKDVTEPIRLHVAAKRYRCATDAEYVSRLSPASVLSLQLQGGPFDSAEQMEFEHNPWSQEALRLRNWDEAAKVPDFETPELEYFLTYVQRVLQQQTPDPGE; via the coding sequence ATGTCCCTCAATAATCCGGCTGAGATCATCGCGGAAATACGACTGCGTTTTCAGGAAAAAGGGGCCAACATGTATGCCGGCGAAGCGATCTCACAGACAGAGCATGCCTTGCAGGCAGCATTCGCTGCCGAACAGGCGGGTGAATCTGCGGAACTGATCGTGGCTGCCTTACTGCATGATATCGGTCATCTGCTCCACAAACACGATGAAGACTGTGCGACCCAGGGCATTGACGATCTGCATGAACGCATCGGTGCCCAATGGCTGAATCGTTATTTCCCGAAAGATGTAACCGAACCTATTCGATTGCACGTCGCTGCCAAACGCTACCGCTGTGCCACCGATGCGGAATATGTGTCCCGGCTTTCTCCTGCATCGGTACTCAGCCTGCAGTTGCAGGGAGGCCCCTTTGACTCCGCAGAACAGATGGAGTTCGAACACAATCCCTGGTCGCAGGAGGCGCTTCGTCTGCGCAACTGGGATGAAGCCGCAAAAGTTCCGGATTTTGAAACCCCCGAACTCGAATATTTTTTAACTTATGTCCAGAGAGTCCTGCAGCAGCAGACTCCGGATCCTGGTGAATGA